The following are encoded in a window of Spirochaeta cellobiosiphila DSM 17781 genomic DNA:
- a CDS encoding ATP-binding protein: MNPVTLLTAMSAAAGLLSLIMTFIKLSQEQIITTGYGKLAIPVTILWGLSYVMGLLATGLFEQCLFILFAGLTILIPYLWFITILGLHMTPDEVRERQPAILLVPALLILLILTDPLHHLFFKDITHNTLGYLTYYRPGWTLFSLLSLSLSLIILIADLILLIIYIPGTNIYFRRKIFPLTLLFGFIFLMDLFDHLLSPFPLYITPFLLCYFFAFLLPSLIKLNIFDAAPVKYSKVIERIPDLILLISSNYIILDINPAAQNILKVPEKWAIGRSLAQVSYPLFEFITHQEDKIDFHAELQLGDADSPHYYSVNVMPMRVGAGRDNGQLMVLRDVTAIKDIDKALEASVLRYQTLFTQAYDCIILTDKDLRLIEVNPAATRLLGYTKKEFLKLNLTDIYVKDENPHTTKFQDIPEEPLFESELRHKSGYIVPVEVTVSPLDLPGESIYLYFFRDITERKKAQITMKRAKETAEEASRAKSVFLANMSHEIRTPLNAVIGMSSLLLNTDLPVRQQEYVETIRSSSETLLSIINDILDLSKIDAGKIELDNTPFVLRECIEDVMDLSATKANVKGINISYCITESTPLVIRADISRLRQILLNIMSNGIKFTNHGEVNLRIHSEPIENQRINLIFTITDTGIGIPQERLDRLFKTFSQVDSSTTRKYGGSGLGLAISKQLCEIMGGHIEVTSVPNKGSIFRFHIKAAEGHRQSSNPAYLTPQNWGDSHRALALLPTQAMCDSIKDFARYWNIPMDSAESEEKGIELLQNKTYTLIFLDQEIIQGSKLITSIRQHKEDHNCYVFNLDFFPLSQPLSLYTDSIRKPLRINNIFYTLNRYLGTEQPHDQNRSKGTHLEEGFALGHPLQILLVEDNGVNQKVALMILRKLGYKADVANNGIEAIEAAKLKKYDLILMDDHMPMMDGVEATGHIRQILPQERQPIIVAVTANAMPESRDVYLNAGMDHYIKKPVEIPKLMEVLKGVVGNHQSELWKELPQQPVKETPDNSVEISKDPEILKLFVADTHRLLNEIDESLKLMDAGGIQIAAHTLKSTCRLTGADRLADLAANIEQRGKEGSIDDIQPVIKILNKEAKRVLKNLESQLQ; this comes from the coding sequence ATGAATCCCGTAACTTTACTCACTGCCATGAGTGCTGCAGCGGGACTACTGTCCCTGATTATGACATTCATAAAGTTATCCCAAGAGCAGATTATTACAACCGGTTATGGTAAGTTAGCCATACCAGTGACAATATTATGGGGATTGTCCTATGTCATGGGGCTTTTAGCTACAGGTTTATTTGAGCAATGCCTCTTTATCCTTTTTGCAGGATTGACCATTCTCATACCCTATTTATGGTTTATTACCATATTAGGGTTGCATATGACACCTGATGAAGTAAGAGAACGACAACCAGCCATTCTCCTAGTCCCGGCCCTCTTGATACTATTAATTCTAACAGATCCTCTTCACCACCTGTTTTTTAAGGATATCACCCACAATACCTTAGGATATTTGACCTATTATAGACCTGGATGGACTCTCTTTTCTCTCCTGAGTTTGAGTCTGAGTCTAATCATTCTCATAGCCGATCTTATTCTGCTCATTATCTATATACCTGGAACCAATATCTATTTCAGAAGGAAGATATTCCCTCTAACCTTACTCTTTGGCTTCATTTTCCTAATGGACCTTTTTGATCATCTATTAAGTCCTTTTCCCTTATATATAACCCCTTTTCTTCTCTGCTATTTCTTTGCCTTCCTTCTGCCCAGCTTGATTAAGCTCAATATTTTCGATGCAGCTCCAGTCAAATACTCAAAAGTTATCGAACGCATCCCGGATCTCATCCTTTTGATAAGTTCTAATTACATCATACTGGATATCAATCCAGCTGCTCAGAATATATTAAAAGTCCCGGAAAAATGGGCTATTGGCCGCTCCTTAGCCCAGGTATCCTATCCCCTTTTTGAGTTCATTACCCATCAAGAAGATAAGATAGATTTTCATGCAGAGCTCCAATTAGGCGATGCCGATTCCCCTCACTACTATAGTGTGAATGTAATGCCCATGAGAGTGGGAGCAGGTCGTGACAATGGCCAGCTCATGGTCCTTCGGGATGTAACGGCCATTAAGGACATTGATAAGGCTTTGGAAGCCAGTGTCCTGAGATATCAAACCTTATTCACCCAGGCCTATGACTGTATCATATTGACAGACAAGGATTTACGTCTCATTGAAGTAAACCCGGCGGCCACAAGACTACTGGGTTACACTAAGAAGGAGTTCCTCAAACTTAATCTGACGGATATCTATGTAAAGGATGAGAATCCCCATACAACCAAGTTCCAGGACATCCCTGAGGAACCCCTCTTTGAATCTGAACTTCGTCATAAATCTGGTTATATTGTTCCTGTAGAAGTGACGGTTAGTCCCCTCGACCTACCGGGTGAATCTATCTATCTCTATTTTTTCAGAGATATAACCGAACGTAAAAAAGCTCAGATAACCATGAAACGGGCTAAAGAAACAGCAGAAGAAGCCAGCCGGGCTAAGAGTGTATTCCTGGCTAATATGAGTCATGAAATCCGCACCCCTCTTAACGCAGTCATAGGAATGTCCAGTTTGCTGCTCAATACGGATCTTCCTGTTCGACAGCAGGAGTATGTAGAAACCATTCGCTCATCATCGGAAACCCTACTCTCTATCATCAATGATATACTGGATTTATCGAAGATAGATGCAGGGAAAATAGAACTGGACAACACCCCCTTTGTGCTCAGAGAGTGTATTGAAGACGTGATGGATCTATCAGCCACAAAAGCCAATGTAAAGGGAATAAACATTTCCTATTGCATTACAGAATCCACACCTCTTGTGATAAGAGCAGATATTTCCCGTCTCAGACAAATCCTCCTTAACATCATGTCCAATGGTATTAAGTTCACCAATCATGGTGAGGTTAACTTGAGAATCCACTCCGAACCTATTGAAAACCAGCGAATCAACTTAATATTTACCATTACCGACACAGGAATAGGGATTCCCCAGGAAAGGTTAGACCGCCTTTTTAAAACCTTCAGCCAGGTAGATTCTTCTACGACCCGTAAATACGGAGGTAGTGGATTAGGTTTGGCCATTAGTAAGCAATTATGTGAAATCATGGGAGGACATATAGAAGTCACCAGCGTTCCCAATAAGGGCTCCATATTCCGTTTTCACATCAAAGCCGCAGAAGGACATCGTCAGTCCTCTAATCCGGCCTACCTGACACCTCAGAACTGGGGAGATTCTCATAGAGCCCTTGCCCTCTTGCCTACTCAGGCTATGTGTGATTCTATCAAAGATTTTGCCCGCTATTGGAATATTCCTATGGACTCAGCCGAATCTGAGGAAAAAGGTATTGAACTCTTACAGAACAAAACCTATACCCTGATCTTCCTGGATCAGGAAATCATCCAGGGCTCAAAACTGATCACCTCGATCAGACAGCATAAGGAAGATCATAATTGTTATGTCTTCAATTTAGATTTCTTTCCCCTGTCTCAACCACTGAGCCTCTACACCGATTCTATTCGTAAGCCCCTACGCATCAATAATATCTTCTACACTCTCAATCGCTATCTAGGAACAGAACAGCCCCATGATCAAAACCGTTCAAAAGGAACACATTTAGAAGAGGGCTTCGCCCTGGGTCACCCCTTACAAATCCTTCTTGTGGAAGATAATGGTGTTAACCAGAAGGTAGCTCTGATGATACTCAGAAAACTAGGTTATAAAGCAGATGTCGCTAATAATGGTATCGAAGCCATAGAAGCTGCTAAGTTAAAAAAATATGACCTCATCCTCATGGATGATCACATGCCCATGATGGATGGAGTAGAAGCAACAGGACATATTCGCCAGATCCTTCCTCAAGAAAGACAGCCCATCATTGTAGCCGTCACAGCTAATGCCATGCCCGAAAGCAGGGATGTATACCTCAATGCCGGAATGGATCATTACATCAAGAAACCAGTGGAGATCCCCAAACTCATGGAAGTTCTCAAAGGGGTAGTGGGAAACCATCAATCCGAGCTTTGGAAAGAACTCCCTCAACAACCAGTGAAGGAAACACCAGACAACTCAGTAGAAATATCTAAGGACCCGGAGATACTAAAACTATTTGTAGCAGACACGCACAGACTCTTAAATGAGATAGATGAATCACTCAAACTCATGGATGCAGGAGGTATTCAAATAGCAGCACACACCCTAAAGTCCACATGCCGCTTAACCGGAGCCGACCGATTGGCAGATCTGGCGGCGAACATTGAGCAACGGGGCAAAGAAGGGAGTATTGATGACATTCAACCAGTTATCAAAATATTAAATAAGGAAGCCAAAAGGGTTCTTAAAAATTTAGAAAGCCAATTGCAATAA
- a CDS encoding DNA-binding domain-containing protein, with protein sequence MIKYYLHQNKLTTAKEESRYLARIKSHRNISQEDLLSIMAHKNTTVSRQDILVVMDLLEEVVGEQLLQGNMVDTSIARFSLSVRGGFSNPQEDLSSDKHKLHLNAQPSNKLVKLIDTEARLSRVKHSAIRPLIDRLYDMSSQEYGEEFSRGTLMEIRGSMLKGEDSDKAGVFFIHRETGVVTKVTLVYRCLPASVLIAVPDDLVPGCYALEVRIQDNGVKKVGRYYMDISVV encoded by the coding sequence ATGATTAAATACTATTTGCACCAAAATAAACTAACCACAGCTAAGGAAGAAAGCCGTTACCTGGCTAGGATTAAAAGCCATAGAAATATTAGCCAAGAGGATCTTCTGTCCATTATGGCTCACAAAAATACGACCGTATCCCGTCAGGATATCCTTGTAGTAATGGATCTCCTGGAAGAAGTGGTGGGAGAACAGCTTCTACAGGGGAATATGGTCGATACGTCTATCGCCCGATTCAGCCTCAGTGTCAGGGGTGGTTTTAGTAATCCCCAGGAAGATCTTAGCTCGGATAAGCATAAACTCCATTTGAATGCCCAGCCTAGTAATAAGTTGGTCAAGTTAATAGATACGGAGGCTCGCTTGTCCCGTGTGAAGCATTCTGCCATTAGGCCCCTTATTGATAGACTATATGACATGTCCTCCCAAGAGTATGGAGAAGAGTTCAGTAGGGGAACGCTTATGGAAATAAGAGGGAGTATGTTAAAAGGAGAGGATTCGGATAAGGCGGGGGTGTTCTTCATTCACAGGGAAACAGGTGTTGTGACGAAGGTTACCCTGGTATATCGCTGTTTACCCGCTAGTGTCTTGATTGCTGTTCCTGATGATCTGGTTCCTGGTTGTTATGCTTTGGAGGTTCGCATTCAGGATAATGGGGTTAAGAAGGTTGGGCGGTATTATATGGATATCAGTGTTGTTTAA